The Terriglobia bacterium nucleotide sequence CGCCCTCGTAAGGGTCGACGCGGCCGACGTCGCGTCGCTCACCATCATGGACGCCCGCGGGCGGGTGGCGCTGGCGCGCGCGGGAAGGGAGTGGACGCTGACCGAGCCGGTCGCCGACCTCGCCGAGCGGGAGAAGGCCGACGACGTCGTCTCCGATCTCTCGGCGGCGCGGATCAAGGAGTTCGTCGACGCGCCGGGCGACCTCGGGACGCTCGGCCTCGAGCCGCCGCAGCTCGAGATCACCCTCGTCCGCAAGGACGGCAAACCGCCGGTCCAGCTCGCCTTCGGCAGCGAGCGCGAGAAGGACGGCACGAAGCAGCGCGCCTGCAAGCGCGCCGGGCGCGTCACCTGGGTCGACGCGACGGCCGCCGCCAAGGCGTCCACCGCCCTCGCCGATTGGCGGTCGAAGAAGCTCGTCCGCCTCGACGCCTGGTCGGCGGACATAGTCGAGATCACGGCCGGCAAGGAGAAAGCGAGCGTCGAGCGCAAGGACGGCGTCTTCAAGGCGGGCAACGTGGAGGTGGACGGCGACGCGGTTTCGAATCGCCTCGACATTCTGGCGGACATGACGGTGACCGCCTTCGACAGGCCCAAGCCGACCGGCGACGCAATGGGCCTCGTCAAGGTGACCGCGGGGGGCGGTGCCACGGTGGAGGCGACCTTCTACGCCGGCGCAGGCGCGGGCGAGTCGATCGCCGTCGTTCCCGGTCGCGCCGGTGCGCTCGCCGTGGACGGCGCCAAGGTGAAGGAGCTGCTCAGCGACCCGGCGTCGCTCTCGAAACCCAAGGCCGAGCCGAAGACGAAGTAGGCGTTCTCGCCCGGGAGATCGCATGAACGGTCGAGGAGCGGATGCGGGCTGGCCAGCCCTTCGGGAGGGACAGGTTCCTGCCGACCGCAGCGTCGAGCATCAGCGGCCTCCCGGTGGGTGGGGTGGAGGCTGGGCTTCCCCCGATTTGGTGGACACCAGCGAATAGAACGGGTGCAACCGATCGATCCCCGCTCGCCACGGCATCCCTACGCGAACCCATCGCCTCAGCGTCGGAGCGTGAGCGTGTGCTTCATCTCCAGCCGCACCGGGAAGTAGGAGAGCTTCCCCTTGCGCAGCCCCGGGTCGCCGAGATCCTCCTCGCGGTTGATCAAGGTGAACCCCTGGCTCGCGATCACCCGGGCGGTCTCCCGGTTGATCACCTGGTAGAGGCCCTTCCGGCTCCTGAGCGCTCGCTCGAAGAAAACGACGGCCGTCGTCGGGTTGAGGCGGTCGAAGATCGAGAACGCCGAGGGTTCCCCCTCGACGCGTACGAGAAGGCCCTGGAGCCCCAGCGGTCCGAGATGGCGGAGGGCACGCTCGAGGGCCTGCGTCTCCTGAGCCAGCGTCACCGCGGATTCGGCGGTGCGCTTGCGCGCGATGTCGTCGCCGATCACCAGGCATTCCTCGACGTGCTCCGGACCGAGACGCTCGACGGACCAGGCGTAGAGCCTCGAGGCCTGGGCGAGCAGGTTGCGCTTCCCGGCGTAACGGCGGCCGCGGAGCTCGGCGAGGTCGGAGGCGGCGTAGACGTAGTTCGCCGCGTCCCGATTCGCGACGACGTCGAAGTGCGCGGCGAACGCAGCGTGCCGTTCCAGGAACTCCGCGCTCACCGCTTCGATTCGCAGCGCTTCGGGAAGCTCGCCGGCGCACGAGAGGAGCGTCTCCTGGAGTTCCACGGGGAACGGGCCGACGGGCTGCAGGAGGCTCGGGGGACGTCCGGCCCCGGGGTCGGAGCCCACGAGGAGCGTGTCCGGCTCGACGACGACGTGGAGGTACCGGAAGACGGGCGCCCAAACGAAGAGCGAAGCGAAGCTGTAGTCGGAGAGCGGCTGAGCGTTTCGCGCCAAGAGATCCGCGAGGCGCGGGCGGTGCTCCATCTCGACGGGGACGAACCGAAGCCCCAGGAAGCCGGCGTCCATCAGCCTCGCTTCTCGTAGAGCATCAGCTCGTGGCCGGCGCGCACGCGGTATCCCAGCGGCTCGTAGAACGCCCTCGTCCCGGGCTCGGCGACCAGGCCGATCCAGCCGATCCCGGCCTCGACGCACCGGTCGGTCAAGCGGCGGACGATTTCGAGGCCGATGCCGCGGGCGCGGTAGGCCTCGAGCACGACCACGTCCTGGAGGTACGCGTCGCTCGCCCCGTCCGAGATCACGCGGCCCATCCCGACGATGCGCCCCCCGGGCTCGCGCGCCACCAGGAATCGGAAGCTTCCGCTCACCATCCGGGGGATGACCGCGCGACTTGCCGGGTCCTCGTGCCACCAGCCGCCGGCCCGGTAGAGCTCGACGAGGGCCTCCGTCGGGGCGCTCGCGACGATCTCGTAGACGATATCCGACATCGCTTGCCGTCTCCACGCGCCGTCGGCGCGTCCTCCGAGAGTCTACTCCGGGTGGATCGCCGGACCGCCGGTGGCGCAGCGGCCGTCCGCGTACAATTGTCACCGGAGGAACCGGGGATGCGCGGCGCGCGAAAGCGACGGCCCGGTGGCGGCACGGCGGGCGCGGCCGCGTCCAGTGCCTTGCCGGCGTACGCGCGGATCGACCGGTCGCTTTCGGCCGGGGACCACCCGTACCTCCGGATCCTGCCCGAGGTCGCAGCGAGCCCGGCGCTGGAACGGATCGCACCGTCGGGAGCCGCCCGGACGCGGCTCCTCGAACGAGCGCGCGTCGAGATCCGCGACGTCCAAGGCTACGCCTTCGTGGACGACGAGGTGCCCTGCATTGTCGTGGCGGAGTGCTACTTCCGCGAGGGCACGCACCTCGACCTCTACCTGGATCTCCTTCACGAGATCACCCACCTCCGCCAGCTCGAGGAAGGCTTCGATCTCTGGGACGAGCGGTTCGCTTACGTGGACCGGCCCACCGAGATCGAGGCGTACGCCGTCGCCATCGAGGAGGGGCGGCGCCTCGGCATGAACGACGCCGAGGTCATGACGCACGTCTCGAACCCGTGGATGACCCCGATGGAGGTCGCGCGGCTTCTCGGGCACGTGGGCGCTTTCCTGGAGACCGGGATGCTCGCCAACCTCGAGGCGGCGAAGCGGCCCGCTCCGCGCCGCTCGCGCCGTCCCTGGTGACCCGCGCGATCAGCGATGAGGAAGACGCCGGTCCCGAGAAGCGTCCCGGGTCAATTCGCGGAGGGTGTCCAGGCTCCAGACGGCTCGAGGATCCGCGCAAGGACGGCCTCGAGCCTCGGGCGGTAGCGATGCGCGAGGATCGCGAGGAGCGGCGGGAGCGCGCACGCCGCGAGGAACAGGAGCGCGACGGCGCCAAGACTGGTGTGGAGGTAGTCGTCCGCGAGGCGGCTGAAGTCCATCCAGTGGCCGCCGCCCTTCGCCTCCTCGTAGATCGCGCGCTCGAGCGGGCTCCCGAGAAGGCGCAGCGCGAACCGCACGTCGAACAGCAGCGTGAAGATCGCGACGAACGCGTAGGCCGGCCGCTCCGCGCGCGCCACGAGGCCCTCGCCGGACAGTGCGCGGTGCAGGAAGATCCCGGCGAACACCAGCTCGCTGCCGTGTCCCATGAAGAGGACCACCGCCTCGTGCCCCCTCGTCCAGGCCAGGAGCGAGTAGAGCGCGGTCGCGGCCGCAAGGACCGCGAGGGCGACGCGGCGGCCGCGGAGGAGCCAGCCGCCGAGCGCGATGGCGGCGTACACCAGGACCACGAGCGCCGCCTGCCGGTCCTGATGCATCGTGACCCCGCCGCCGTACGAGAAGTCGAAAGCCGGGACGGAGGGGTAGCCGAAGATCCAGCCGGCGGCGGCGTGCCCCAGCTCGTGGAGCAAGACGAGGAAGTACGAGAACACGAAGCTCGTGAACGGCACGAGGAACACCACGATCGCCGCGCCCGCGCCGATTCCCAGCGCCCTCCACCCGTCCCCGTCGATGGGGCGGACGTCGCTCCCGGCCGCCGCCGGCCCGGGAGCCCGAGGACCGGGTCCCGCCCCCTCGAACCTCGCGAACACGATCCCGCAGCGCGGGCACTCGGCCCCGCCTTCGGGCTGCTCGAATCCGCACTTGGGGCAGTACAACCGAGAGGCCTCCGGGACGTGGACAGAACTTAGGCTCCCGAGAAACGACCGGCAACCGAGGGGCCGGTCGCGGACGCGCTTGCCCGCGGCGGCGAAACGGGTTAGCGTGCCCGTCGTTCGCGGAGCGCGCTCCCTCGGAAACGTGCGATGCCCGAGCTACCCGACATCGTCGTCTACGTCGAACGGCTCGAGGCCAGGATCCTCGGCCGTGTGCTCGAGCGGGTGCGCCTCAAGAGCCCGTTCCTGCTTCGCACGGTGACTCCTTCCGTCCGCGAGGCCGAGGGACGGACGGTCGTGCGCCTCGGACGGTTCGGGAAGAGGATCGCGATCGGGCTCGAGGGCGACCTCCACCTCGTGATCCACCTGATGATCGCGGGGCGGCTGCGCTTCCGCAAGGCGGGCGCGGCGGTTCCCGGGAAACTCGGCCTCGCGGCGCTCGATTTCCCGACCGGTACGCTCCTCCTCACCGAGGCGGCGAGCAAGAAACGGGCCTCGCTCCACCTGGTCCAGGGTCAGGCGGCGCTCGCGGCGCTCGACGCGGGAGGTCTCGAAGTTCTGGAGACCGACCTCGCGGCGTTCGAAGGCGCCCTCGCCCGCGAGAGCCACACGCTGAAGCGCGCGCTCACCGATCCTCGCCTCTTCAGCGGAATCGGGAACGCGTACTCCGACGAGATCCTCCACCGGGCGCGGCTGTCGCCGATGAAACTCAGCGGAAGCCTCGACGCCGAGGAGACCGAGCGGCTCTGGCGGTCCGCCCGGGAGACGCTCCTCGAGTGGACGGACCGCCTCCGCCTCAAGGCGGGCGACGGATTCCCCGAGAAGGTCACCGCGTTCCACGAGGAGATGGCGGTCCACGGCCGGTACGGGAAGCCGTGCCCCGCGTGCGGGACCCGAGTGCAGCGGATCGTCTACGCCGAGAACGAGGCGAACTATTGCCCCACCTGCCAGACCGGCGGACGGCTCCTCGCGGACCGCGCCCTCTCCCGTCTCCTGAGGGGGGACTGGCCTAGGACCCTGGAGGAGCTGGAGGCGGGGCGGGCGCCTACCAGCTCACGACCCGAGACGTCGTGAAGTTCGCACCCACGGCGCCGAGGCCCGCCGTGTGCCACAATCGGAGCGCGAGCTCGAGGAGCCGCGATGCCGCGTACGCCCCGCCTGCTGATCATCGATCCGTCGGTCGCGTTCCCCGAGGACGAGGGCGCGGCCGAGGCGGCGCGCGGCTGGCCGGGAGAGGTCCGCGTGCTCCGGCCGGCGCTCCGGCCGGGGGACGGCCCGCGGCCGGGGGACGGGTACGAGGCCGACGGGATCGTCCTCCTGGGCTCGCGCGCCTCGGCGAACGACGACCTCCCCTGGCTACGGGATCTCGGCGCCTGGCTCCTTCCGGTCCTTCGCGGCGAAATGCCGCTCCCCCTCCTCGGGATCTGCTTCGGGCACCAGCTCGTCGGGAAGCTCGCGGGAGGGACCGTGGGCTACCTGCACGAGGACCGGCACGCGGAGCTGGGCGTCCGCGAGTCGATTCTCGACGGCAGCCGCCTGCTCCCCGACACGCTCCGGATGCGGGTCGTCGCCTCCCACGGCGAAGAGGTCAAGGAGCTGCCGCCGGGGTACCGGATCGTCGCGCGCCGGCCTCCCCTGGTCACCGACGGGCTCGAACACCAGCGGCTTCCGATCTTCACCGTCCAGTTCCATCCCGAGGCGCGGCAGAGATTCCTGACCCGCCGGGGGGCCGACCCCTCGGGGCTCGACGCGGTAGCGATCGTGGACAACGATCGCCTGCTCGACGCGTTCCGGCGCCTCGCGCTCGCCCCGGGCTAGCCGCCGCACCCAGTTACCGCGGTGCCGATTCCGAGGAGACCAGCGCGATCCGTACTCCGACGGCGCTCCCGGAGACGAACGGGAGAATCTCGGGCCGGACCGCGCGCGACCGTGCGTGGAGGTGAACCATCCCCTTGCCGATGGCCCGGCCCAGCATCGCCGCGCCCACCACGTCGGAGAGCCAGTGGGCGTCGTGCTCCAGCCGGTGGACGCCGACGGCGCCGGCAAGCGCGTAGAGCGGCCACCGCACCGAGCGGTAAGGGTAGACCTCGCTCACGCTGGCCGCGAATGCGAAGGCGCCGATGGCGTCGCCGGAGACGAACGACGAGCTGCCACCGACCGTCGACCCGCGGGGCCCTTGGAAGTCGTACGGCCCGTTCGCGGTCGGCGGCCGCTCCCGGTGGGTGAGCGACTTGATCACCGCGCTCGCGCGGACCGCCCAGAACGCCGACTCCGCCGCGAGGAAGCCCGAGTCCGAGAGGCGCTCGTCCCGGAACGCGAGCCCCGCCACGAAGAGCCCCGCCCCGTAGAGCGTCAGCCGGCTTCCGATGAAGCGGTCGCGGATCGGGTCCACCAGGTCGATGACGGTTCTCGATCGGCGATCCTGGACGAAGTCGCGCGCGCGGCCGTCGAGCGGGATCAGCCCCACCGTGACCGCCGAGCCGGCGGCGGCCCTCCCCCACTCGGCGGCGCTCCACGCGGCAGGGCGCGCCGCGAGGTTCAGCGGGTCCTTCACGAGCCACTCGAGGTACTTCGAGGCCCCCCGCTCGCGAACGTAAGGGAGGAAGGGTCCTTCGCCGGTCGCCGCGCACGCTGGCAGCGCCGTCGAGAGGCTCGCGGTAAGGTAGACCGCCATGGCGGCGAGCCGGACGGCTCGAGCGGCATTCCGCGGAGCGGTCATGCGCCGAGCATGCTCTTCCCTACGTCACGGCTCAACCCCCGCCGGGAGGATCGGTGAGGCGGTGTCCCGGTCAGCTCACGCTCGCGAGGGGATCCCGTCCGACGCGGCGGGCTCCTGCGGGAGCCCCTCGAGGACGTCCGTCCTCGCGTCACGGTCCGCGCGGAACTCGCCGAGGGCGATGGGGACCGCCACCTTGAGCATGAGCGTGAAGATCAGGAAGCCGACGGAGAAGATCCCCGCGGCGATCCGAAGCTCGGTCAGCGTCGGGCTGTACTCGTAGATCTCGCCGAGCGTGTCGGGAGTCAATCCGGGGATGATGAGCCCCATCCCCTTCTCGATGTACACGCCCGCGTACGTCGCGAGGCAGCCGAGGTTGAGCGTCAGCCAGCGCCTCCGCGTGGCCGGAACGATGAAGAGCGCGAAGGCGAGCAGATTCAGCGCCACCGCGGACCAGGCGTACGGGACGAGCGTGCGGTGCGCTCCCAGCCCCGAATACCAGTACTTCGTGTAGAGCAGGTGCTGCGTGTCGGAGTAGAACTCCTTGAACGCCTCCGCGCCGTGGAGGAACAGGTTGAGGAACATCGCGTACGCCATCAGCTCCGCGATCTTGTGGATCGCGTCGTCCTGGATCTCGAACCGCGTGAATCGTCGCAGGAGCTGGAGCATGATCAGGAGGATCGCCGGACCGGAGCAGAACGCGGAGGCGAGGAACTGGGGGGCCAGGATGGACGAGTTCCAGTACGGGCGGGCGGCGAGCCCGTTGTACAGGAACGCCGTGACGGTGTGGATTCCCACCGCCATCGGAATCGAGAGGAGGACCAGCGGCACGACCAGACGCGTCGCGTACGGCCGGCCGGTGAAGGCCCGGTACAGGATGTGGGTCACCACCACGAGGTTGACGAGGAAGTACAGGTTGAGCACGATGACGTCCCACGCCAGGAGGGACGAGGGGAAGTTCAGGTGCCCGACCCACGGGATCAGGTGCCAGACCCGGTCCGGCCGCCCGATGTCCACGAGGACGAACAGGAAGCACATGACGATGGCGCTCACCGCCAGTAGCTCGCCGTACACGACGATCTGCCGGATCGGCTTCCAGTCGTAGACGTAGGCCGGGATGACCAGCACGACGGCGGCCGCGGCCACGCCCACCAGGAACGTGAAGTTGCCGATGTAGAAGGCCCAGCTGACCTGATCCCGCATGGCCGTGACGACGAGACCCGTCGAGAGCTGGCGGGCGTAGGCGAGTGCGCCCGACGCGATCAGCACGAGGAGGAACGCGACCCAGGTCCAGTACCCGGCGCTCCCGCGGAGGACCCGCCACAGGCTTCCCGCGACGAAGTGAGCGAAGAGTCGTGCGGTTCTCAAGGCCGCCCTACGTGCCGTAGAAGTAGAGGAACTTCGGCATCGTGCTCAGCTCCTCCTTCAGGACGAGCACGCGCTTGTGCTCGATGATGTAGCGGATCTCGCCGCCCGGGTCGAGCAGGTCGCCGAACTTCCGCGCGCCCGCGGGGCAGACCTCGACGCACGCGGGGTACCGCCCGACGCGCGTGCGCTGGATGCAGAAGGTGCATTTCTCCACGACGCCCTTCGGCCGCGGCCGGTTGCCGAGGACGTGCATCCGCGGGTTGAGCTCGCCCGCGGGTATGGACGGCTCCTTCCAGTTGAAATGGCGGGCACCATAGGGACACGATGCCATGCAGCAACGGCAGCCGATGCACCAATCGTAGTCGATCACGACGATGCCGTCGGGCTCCTTCCAGGTCGCTCCGCTCGGGCACGTCTTCACGCAGGGCGGGTTCTCGCACTGCTGGCAGGCCACGGGAACGTAGAAGTGGCCTTCCTCCGGAACCTCCGCCGGATGGTAGTAGGGATCGGCGTGCGAGAAGTCCACGCCCCGCTCCTTCTCCATCGCGAGGACGCGGATCCACTGCACCGCTGGGTCCCGCGACGGGTTGTTCTCCTCGACGCAGGCGTACACGCAGCGGCGGCAGCCGACGCAGCGGGACAGGTCCAGCGCGTACGCGAACCGGACTCCCGGGATGGCGGGGGTGTCCGCGACCGTCACCGGCACGCCGTAGGTTTCGGTGTATCGGCGCTCCAGCTCCCGGAGCGACGCGCGCAGCCTCTCGCGGGGCATCTCGACGAGGCGTTTCGGCCCGCACGCCGTCAGGATCCAGGCGGCCCCGGCCGCGGCGGCGCACGAGACGAACTTCCTCCGCGAGAGACATTCCTCGCCGTTCCCGTCGCCTTTCACGCAGGGTCCCCTTCCGTGCCTAGGGTCGCGACGGCCGCAGCGGCGCGGGCTTCGGTGCCAGCGGCCGGAACCTGGGCTGGTGCGGATTGTGACAGTTGGCGCACAGGAGGTACTTCTTTCGGCCGTTCCACTCCCCGGTGCGCCGGCCATGAACCCCCGCCCTCCAGTCCCTGAGCTTCTCGCCGTGGCACTGGCCGCACAACAGGTAGGACTGCTCGAACGCGATCGGCTCCCCGCTGGCCAGGTGGAGACGGTCGCGGTTCTCCGCGTCGTGGCAGTCCAGGCACCACCGGTGCTGCTCGTCGTGCCGGAGCTCGATCTCCTGGTGCATGTCCGTGAGCCGGCGCCGCGTGCGGTTCGCCTCCATACCCGCGTGGCAGCTCGAGCACGGGAAGATCCCGTCGGAGAACGGTGGAGGAGGAACCTCGAGGTGCTGGTCGGACGACCCCGGCTCGTCCGGCGTCTCGGCGCGTCCCGCGGGCCCGCTGGCCAGAAGCACCGCGATCGCCGCGAGGCGCAGCGCACCCGGGAGGCGGGATTCCACTCGGAGCCTCATCGTCTACGTGTAGCGGAGCTCGACGACCCGCTGCATCTCGCGGAGCCACATCGTCTGGAAGACCTGGAGGCGGTGGCCGATCACGGCCGCGACGTTCCGGGTCACCACGTACGCCACGGACGGATGCGCGGAGAAATGGTCGAGCAGCGCGGCCCGCGAGAACGCGGTCAGCTCGCTGTCCACCGCCGCGGTGGCCTTCAGCGTGAACCGGTGGGGGGGGACGAGCCCCGACCATCCGAGGGTCTCCCCCGGGAGCCTCTCCTCGATGAGCACGTCCTCCTCCGCGCCGCGGACCTGCATCGGCAGCGTGAGCGTGACGCGCCCGCGCACGACCTGGAACACGCTGGCGGCCGGCTCCCCGAGGCGGAACAGCACCCCGCCGGCCGGGACGGCCATCGGGGTCCCGATGGCCAGCAGGCGGTCCGCCTCGTCCCCGGAGAGCCCTTTCAGGAGATCGGTCTGAGCGCTCGGCATCGTCACGACACCTCAGTTCACGAAGGGCGACGCCGTCCGGGAGTGGAGCGACTCCGGCGTCGGGACGTCGAGGAACGACTCCGCGGCGGCCTGCTCGAGCCGCACGTGGCGCTCGATGTGGCTGAGCAGCACCTCGAGCGGGATGGGGGGGGGCACGGCCGGCTTGGCCGATCCCCCGGCGAAGAACCTCGGCGTATCGAGGGCAAGCCTCGGATCGGGCCGGACCTCGGGACGGATCTCGGCGGCGTGACCGGTCCTGTCGAACATCAGGACGCACACCGCCGTGGCGATCACGCTGGTGAACACGATGGTCAGGAACATCATCATGGCGAGCCCTCCTCCGTGCGCCGACGGGGTCAGCGATTGCATTCCGCCTGCCAGCGGCGGCAGGGTCGCCGGAACGCCGTGAAGCGCGGTTTCCCGGGACCTTGGCGCGGCGAGACCCGCGAGATCCGGCTCGGTCCCGACAGATTGTCAGGACCTGCCTGACGGAATGTCAGAAGTTGACACCGCCGATTCGCCCGCGCAGTATGGGAAACGTCGCTGCCGGCTCGCCTTGCGCGTGGGATTTCCCCGGAGCCCGGATGAGACTCCGCCTGACCAGCATGACGGCCGGGCTGACCGTGGGGGTCACGGCTGCGGTGGCGATCGCCTGCGCCGCGGGCACCTACCTGTACTCCGTCCATCACTTCCGGACCCTCCTGGAGACCGCGAGGTCGACGGCGCTGGCCCAGGGACAGATGATCCGGGCCGGCCTCGAGCACCAGATGATGGAGAACGACCGCAGCCTCATCGGGAGCATGATCGAGACCTTCGGCCGGGAGCCGAACGTCGAGAAGGTCATGCTGCTCGACCGCGAGGGGCAGGTGCGGTACACCAGCGCGCCGCAGGTGACCGAGCGGCAGCTGAAGATCGATTCGCCGACCTGCCAGGCGTGCCACCGCCTCCCGCCCGAGCAGCGAGCCTCGAGCCGGGTCATCGAGACGGGCCAGGGGACGCTGCTGCGCACGGTGATCCCGGTGCGCAACCGGGAGGCGTGCCACC carries:
- a CDS encoding formamidopyrimidine-DNA glycosylase, coding for MPELPDIVVYVERLEARILGRVLERVRLKSPFLLRTVTPSVREAEGRTVVRLGRFGKRIAIGLEGDLHLVIHLMIAGRLRFRKAGAAVPGKLGLAALDFPTGTLLLTEAASKKRASLHLVQGQAALAALDAGGLEVLETDLAAFEGALARESHTLKRALTDPRLFSGIGNAYSDEILHRARLSPMKLSGSLDAEETERLWRSARETLLEWTDRLRLKAGDGFPEKVTAFHEEMAVHGRYGKPCPACGTRVQRIVYAENEANYCPTCQTGGRLLADRALSRLLRGDWPRTLEELEAGRAPTSSRPETS
- a CDS encoding zinc ribbon domain-containing protein → MYCPKCGFEQPEGGAECPRCGIVFARFEGAGPGPRAPGPAAAGSDVRPIDGDGWRALGIGAGAAIVVFLVPFTSFVFSYFLVLLHELGHAAAGWIFGYPSVPAFDFSYGGGVTMHQDRQAALVVLVYAAIALGGWLLRGRRVALAVLAAATALYSLLAWTRGHEAVVLFMGHGSELVFAGIFLHRALSGEGLVARAERPAYAFVAIFTLLFDVRFALRLLGSPLERAIYEEAKGGGHWMDFSRLADDYLHTSLGAVALLFLAACALPPLLAILAHRYRPRLEAVLARILEPSGAWTPSAN
- a CDS encoding phosphatidylglycerol lysyltransferase domain-containing protein, producing MDAGFLGLRFVPVEMEHRPRLADLLARNAQPLSDYSFASLFVWAPVFRYLHVVVEPDTLLVGSDPGAGRPPSLLQPVGPFPVELQETLLSCAGELPEALRIEAVSAEFLERHAAFAAHFDVVANRDAANYVYAASDLAELRGRRYAGKRNLLAQASRLYAWSVERLGPEHVEECLVIGDDIARKRTAESAVTLAQETQALERALRHLGPLGLQGLLVRVEGEPSAFSIFDRLNPTTAVVFFERALRSRKGLYQVINRETARVIASQGFTLINREEDLGDPGLRKGKLSYFPVRLEMKHTLTLRR
- the nrfD gene encoding polysulfide reductase NrfD, encoding MRTARLFAHFVAGSLWRVLRGSAGYWTWVAFLLVLIASGALAYARQLSTGLVVTAMRDQVSWAFYIGNFTFLVGVAAAAVVLVIPAYVYDWKPIRQIVVYGELLAVSAIVMCFLFVLVDIGRPDRVWHLIPWVGHLNFPSSLLAWDVIVLNLYFLVNLVVVTHILYRAFTGRPYATRLVVPLVLLSIPMAVGIHTVTAFLYNGLAARPYWNSSILAPQFLASAFCSGPAILLIMLQLLRRFTRFEIQDDAIHKIAELMAYAMFLNLFLHGAEAFKEFYSDTQHLLYTKYWYSGLGAHRTLVPYAWSAVALNLLAFALFIVPATRRRWLTLNLGCLATYAGVYIEKGMGLIIPGLTPDTLGEIYEYSPTLTELRIAAGIFSVGFLIFTLMLKVAVPIALGEFRADRDARTDVLEGLPQEPAASDGIPSRA
- a CDS encoding phosphatase PAP2 family protein — protein: MTAPRNAARAVRLAAMAVYLTASLSTALPACAATGEGPFLPYVRERGASKYLEWLVKDPLNLAARPAAWSAAEWGRAAAGSAVTVGLIPLDGRARDFVQDRRSRTVIDLVDPIRDRFIGSRLTLYGAGLFVAGLAFRDERLSDSGFLAAESAFWAVRASAVIKSLTHRERPPTANGPYDFQGPRGSTVGGSSSFVSGDAIGAFAFAASVSEVYPYRSVRWPLYALAGAVGVHRLEHDAHWLSDVVGAAMLGRAIGKGMVHLHARSRAVRPEILPFVSGSAVGVRIALVSSESAPR
- a CDS encoding Crp/Fnr family transcriptional regulator, whose amino-acid sequence is MTMPSAQTDLLKGLSGDEADRLLAIGTPMAVPAGGVLFRLGEPAASVFQVVRGRVTLTLPMQVRGAEEDVLIEERLPGETLGWSGLVPPHRFTLKATAAVDSELTAFSRAALLDHFSAHPSVAYVVTRNVAAVIGHRLQVFQTMWLREMQRVVELRYT
- a CDS encoding gamma-glutamyl-gamma-aminobutyrate hydrolase family protein (Members of this family of hydrolases with an active site Cys residue belong to MEROPS family C26.), with amino-acid sequence MPRTPRLLIIDPSVAFPEDEGAAEAARGWPGEVRVLRPALRPGDGPRPGDGYEADGIVLLGSRASANDDLPWLRDLGAWLLPVLRGEMPLPLLGICFGHQLVGKLAGGTVGYLHEDRHAELGVRESILDGSRLLPDTLRMRVVASHGEEVKELPPGYRIVARRPPLVTDGLEHQRLPIFTVQFHPEARQRFLTRRGADPSGLDAVAIVDNDRLLDAFRRLALAPG
- a CDS encoding DUF4340 domain-containing protein: MRLLRLAVLAVVVLSLGAYIYFVERHGPSTDEFKQSQDKLFPGLDPAKIRRVVVTHPKGRFDLEKENGSWKIMAPIADEANDGAVTALLSSLAGLKAERTLAAKDVKLGDYALDRPATSVVVTDDKGQESTLSLGAEMPLGNTRAARTRGDTVYVIARTIATDVEKDLSGWRSNALVRVDAADVASLTIMDARGRVALARAGREWTLTEPVADLAEREKADDVVSDLSAARIKEFVDAPGDLGTLGLEPPQLEITLVRKDGKPPVQLAFGSEREKDGTKQRACKRAGRVTWVDATAAAKASTALADWRSKKLVRLDAWSADIVEITAGKEKASVERKDGVFKAGNVEVDGDAVSNRLDILADMTVTAFDRPKPTGDAMGLVKVTAGGGATVEATFYAGAGAGESIAVVPGRAGALAVDGAKVKELLSDPASLSKPKAEPKTK
- a CDS encoding 4Fe-4S dicluster domain-containing protein — its product is MPRERLRASLRELERRYTETYGVPVTVADTPAIPGVRFAYALDLSRCVGCRRCVYACVEENNPSRDPAVQWIRVLAMEKERGVDFSHADPYYHPAEVPEEGHFYVPVACQQCENPPCVKTCPSGATWKEPDGIVVIDYDWCIGCRCCMASCPYGARHFNWKEPSIPAGELNPRMHVLGNRPRPKGVVEKCTFCIQRTRVGRYPACVEVCPAGARKFGDLLDPGGEIRYIIEHKRVLVLKEELSTMPKFLYFYGT
- a CDS encoding GNAT family N-acetyltransferase, with amino-acid sequence MSDIVYEIVASAPTEALVELYRAGGWWHEDPASRAVIPRMVSGSFRFLVAREPGGRIVGMGRVISDGASDAYLQDVVVLEAYRARGIGLEIVRRLTDRCVEAGIGWIGLVAEPGTRAFYEPLGYRVRAGHELMLYEKRG